In the genome of Timaviella obliquedivisa GSE-PSE-MK23-08B, the window TTCGACAGAATCGACCCATTTTAGCGATCGCCACTCAAGTTGCAGAGATGTCTTTAGATTTGTCGGCAACATTGTTAGTGACGCAGATTGCTGATCCGGCGGGGCTAATTCAGCGATTAGGGCGGTTGAATCGGCAGCATTGTGGGCGATCGCTAGATGCCCTGTTCTATCCTCCTGAAAGTCGCTATCCCTATGAGGACGCAGATCTCAATCAGGGTGAACAGTTGATTCAAGAACACAGTGGGGATGTAAATCAGGCACAGCTTGCGGCTTGGTTAGAGCAGTCCACTGATCAGGGAACCCTCAAGACTCGCATGGTGCTGCTGGATGGGAAGTGGCGAACCTATCCGGCGGCTTTACGGGAGGCAGGGTACACCGTGACAGCGTTGCTAGAGGTGGACAAGAAAAATTGGGAGGTGGCGAAAGCAAGTGATTTGGCGCGATGTGCGGTGCCGTTAAAGGCTAAGAAAACGACTCATTGGGAGCGGCATAAAAAAGGCTATCTGATTGCACCAAAAGAGGAATGGCGTTATTGCAAACATATTGGTGCTCAGGAGGTGAAATAAATCATGTCTGAATTTACGCTATCGATTTTTGATCCAAATACATTGCTTCCCCATCGGGCGGGTATTGCTGGATTGGCATTGGCTCTGTCAGTGCTCGATCTAAAGGATGCACCGCTAACTTGGGATGTGACGGAAGATTCGGTGAAGTTGGCTTGGGAGGGGAGCGATCGCGAAGTCGTCAAATGGCTTTTGGATAAGACTTATCAAGTGACAAAAGGTGGCTATCTCGATGTTCCTGCGCTCAAGCTGGATGATCAAGGTGGCTATACCTTCACAGAAGGGGTTACAGCGTCATTTCTGCAACATAGCAAACAGCGGACTCGTGATGAAACAGCAGTAGCCAAGACATTCACGATTGATGAAGGACAGCCAGAAATTAAGGTTGAATTTCGCCCTTTACTGAGTTGTTACTACACGGGCGATCTCAAGGAAGCCTTTAATAGCAAGGGTTTGTTCAAAGAAGAGATTTCCCTTAAGGGTCATCATTTACCTGGATTGGTCGAATGCTTCGTGAATGGAGCCTATCAAGAATCTGCTGAAGGGTTTTTGGCATTACTGTTTCTGCCGTTGGCTTGTGGCTATTACAGACTACCAAATTTCCGATCGGCGGTTGTGATTCCAGAGGTGATGAATCTTAAACAATGGGTGAATCGTCGTCGAGAATTTTCTGGGCGAACCTACCGCAACTTCCGTAGTAGTGGATCTGGAGAGTCAGCTTTGCATTTTCTGCTTCAAGAAAAGTTTTTAGAAGATGCCAAGTTGGAACGGGTCAATTACTGCGAGGTCTATCAACTAGGTAAACAAACCTGGGATGCGAATCAGTCTTATCTCAAACAAGCGGTTTATCGGATTGAAGTTAAAGACAGAGTTCTTGAGCTATACGATGCTGCTGTTCAGTTCTTCCCAGCCAGGGTGAAACAAACTGACAAAGGAGAAACCTGGCTAGCGATTTCCAAAGTATTGCCCTGGATCTGCGACAACTTGGTGGCTGGAAAGTCTTGGTTCGCAGGTTTTTTTGAATTTCACAAACGGAATGAAATGTATGAACGTGGAGGACTTGTCAAAATGACTGATACATTGGCTGATAAAGAGAAGACGCTATTTGATACGGTACAGGGTGCATTTAGTGTTTACCTGTGGAGACAGATTGTTCAGGCACAAAAGCAAGGACGCAAGTTGGATTATGGTCAGGTTACAGATAAAGTAATTTACCGAATGCAGCGACCGAGCACACAACAGGACTTTGCTACAGCATTGGTTGATTTCTTGAGTCAGTTTCGGAGCAAGTCATCTCGTGGGGTTGGTTTAGAGGTTTATCAATGGCTGCATGGCGAAAACTGGCGACAGGCTAGAGATCTAACCCTACTGGCGATCGCTACCTATACCAGTAAAAAAGGCGATGCATTAGATGGGCAAGAGGTTCCGATTGAATCTCTTTCTGAGTCTGAAGCTGAATTTTTTGAAATGACCGTTAAATAATCCAACCGTCTAATTTGACACTACTATCGAGGAACTAAAATCATGTCTCAACATCTTTTCATTACCGTTGTTACTCCCACCGCCGTTGCTGCCAATAACCGAGGTGAAGGCGATGGCAGCACTCT includes:
- the cas8a1 gene encoding type I-MYXAN CRISPR-associated Cas8a1/Cmx1; translated protein: MSEFTLSIFDPNTLLPHRAGIAGLALALSVLDLKDAPLTWDVTEDSVKLAWEGSDREVVKWLLDKTYQVTKGGYLDVPALKLDDQGGYTFTEGVTASFLQHSKQRTRDETAVAKTFTIDEGQPEIKVEFRPLLSCYYTGDLKEAFNSKGLFKEEISLKGHHLPGLVECFVNGAYQESAEGFLALLFLPLACGYYRLPNFRSAVVIPEVMNLKQWVNRRREFSGRTYRNFRSSGSGESALHFLLQEKFLEDAKLERVNYCEVYQLGKQTWDANQSYLKQAVYRIEVKDRVLELYDAAVQFFPARVKQTDKGETWLAISKVLPWICDNLVAGKSWFAGFFEFHKRNEMYERGGLVKMTDTLADKEKTLFDTVQGAFSVYLWRQIVQAQKQGRKLDYGQVTDKVIYRMQRPSTQQDFATALVDFLSQFRSKSSRGVGLEVYQWLHGENWRQARDLTLLAIATYTSKKGDALDGQEVPIESLSESEAEFFEMTVK